A single region of the Malaclemys terrapin pileata isolate rMalTer1 chromosome 4, rMalTer1.hap1, whole genome shotgun sequence genome encodes:
- the CHRM5 gene encoding muscarinic acetylcholine receptor M5, with protein sequence MEVNSTIVNSSSVNHKQLDGHSLWEVIAIASVTAIVSLITIVGNILVMISFKVNSQLKTVNNYYLLSLACADLIIGIFSMNLYTSYILIGRWSLGSLACDLWLALDYVASNASVMNLLVISFDRYFSITRPLTYRAKRTPKRAGIMIGLAWLISFILWAPPILCWQYFVGERTVPSEECQIQFLYEPIITFGTAIAAFYIPVSVMTILYCRIYKETEKRTKDLAELQGSESVAELEMIKPQKALLKSCFSCKQQNLAKRERCQASWSSSSRSTSATAKVPQTPNTCNDWSKADQLTTCSSYASSEEEDKPATDSVFQVTYKSPAKDKKEEFNEEENKEVFIKDQPMENDFETQKYFLSPAKSQVQKSPKCVAYKFHLVVKADGTQETNNGCRKVKITTCSAALSKDPSIKGMDPNLSNQITKRKRMVLIKERKAAQTLSAILLAFIITWTPYNIMVLVSTFCADCIPLTLWHLGYWLCYVNSTVNPICYALCNKTFRKTFKMLLFCQWKKKKVEEKLYWQGNTKLL encoded by the coding sequence ATGGAAGTAAATTCAACCATTGTAAACAGTAGTTCTGTTAACCATAAACAGTTAGACGGGCATAGCCTTTGGGAAGTCATTGCAATTGCCAGTGTCACGGCGATTGTAAGCCTAATAACCATAGTGGGAAACATTCTTGTAATGATATCATTCAAAGTCAACAGTCAACTCAAAACTGTTAACAATTATTACTTGCTCAGCCTTGCTTGTGCAGACCTCATCATTGGAATATTTTCTATGAATCTTTACACATCTTATATACTAATAGGCCGTTGGTCTCTTGGAAGTCTGGCATGTGATCTGTGGCTAGCATTGGACTATGTAGCTAGCAATGCCTCAGTAATGAACTTGCTAGTTATCAGTTTTGATCGATACTTTTCCATCACAAGACCTCTAACCTATAGGGCTAAACGCACACCCAAAAGGGCTGGCATTATGATTGGTCTAGCTTGGTTAATTTCCTTTATTTTGTGGGCACCACCAATCTTATGCTGGCAGTATTTTGTGGGGGAACGAACTGTTCCATCTGAAGAATGCCAGATACAATTTTTGTATGAACCCATTATCACCTTCGGTACTGCAATTGCTGCTTTCTACATCCCAGTGTCAGTGATGACTATTTTATATTGCCGCATTTATAAAGAGACTGAGAAACGTACCAAGGACCTTGCTGAACTTCAAGGCtctgagtctgtggcagagcttgaGATGATAAAACCCCAGAAAGCTCTTCTGAAGTCCTGTTTTAGTTGCAAGCAACAAAATTTAGCCAAAAGGGAGAGGTGTCAGGCTTCATGGTCTTCATCCAGTCGAAGCACTTCAGCCACTGCAAAAGTACCTCAAACACCAAATACTTGTAATGATTGGTCTAAGGCAGACCAGCTAACCACCTGCAGCAGCTACGCATCCTCAGAAGAAGAGGACAAACCTGCCACTGATTCAGTTTTTCAAGTAACTTACAAGAGTCCAGCCAAAGATAAGAAAGAAGAGTTTAATGAGGAGGAGAATAAGGAAGTTTTTATCAAAGACCAGCCTATGGAAAATGATTTTGAGACTCAGAAATACTTTCTATCTCCAGCCAAAAGCCAAGTGCAAAAAAGTCCAAAATGTGTGGCCTATAAATTCCACTTGGTGGTTAAGGCTGATGGCACCCAGGAAACCAACAATGGTTGCCGAAAAGTAAAAATAACTACTTGTTCTGCTGCTTTATCAAAGGACCCTTCCATCAAAGGCATGGATCCAAATTTAAGTAACCAAATCACTAAAAGGAAAAGAATGGTCCTTATAAAGGAGCGCAAAGCAGCCCAGACTTTAAGTGCCATTCTTCTAGCTTTTATCATCACTTGGACTCCCTACAATATAATGGTTTTGGTCTCCACATTTTGCGCAGACTGCATTCCTCTAACACTGTGGCATCTTGGATATTGGCTGTGCTATGTGAATAGCACTGTTAACCCTATCTGTTATGCTCTCTGTAACAAAACTTTCAGAAAAACTTTTAAGATGCTACTCTTCTgtcaatggaaaaagaaaaaagtggaagAGAAGTTGTACTGGCAGGGTAATACCAAACTGCTATAA
- the LOC128836787 gene encoding fibrinogen-like protein 1, whose translation MNLKSSVGFILLLLFKYAMWTSAEEAVVLANAHLLPPGGYQRLSNNNEKEYARDCYEIFQHTEGSAKDGLYVIQPMKDPIVAYCNMQDGGWTVIQHITANSTVDFDRIWHDYKYGFGSVHDNYWLGNEYVYQLTNTSRPYILRVKLVDLNAEIKWGEYEPFKIEDEESQYRIRLGLYKGNAADALTQDTEAYLHDNQKFTTKDRDNDNYFQNCAKLEYNGIPGGGWWYDSCAGANLNRRNVIYWQKDCNKEHLCKFAWMMVKPTDHDQCPNKACGCEKDEL comes from the exons ATGAATTTGAAAAGTTCAGTGGGATTTATTCTGCTGTTACTCTTTAAATATGCGATGTGGACAAGTGCTGAAGAAGCTGTGGTGCTTGCTAATGCCCACCTTCTCCCTCCAGGAGGCTACCAGAGATTGAGTAACAACAATGAGAAAG AATATGCAAGGGATTGTTATGAGATTTTTCAGCATACTGAAGGAAGCGCCAAGGATGGTCTTTATGTCATTCAGCCAATGAAAGATCCTATTGTTGCTTACTGTAATATGCAAGATGGTGGGTGGACGGTAATTCAACATATTACAGCCAATAGCACTGTGGACTTTGATAGGATATGGCATGACTACAAGTATGGATTTGGCTCAGTTCATGACAACTACTGGTTAGGGAATGAATATGTGTATCAGTTAACTAACACCTCAAGGCCATATATACTTAGGGTCAAACTCGTAGACCTAAATGCCGAAATCAAATGGGGAGAGTATGAACCGTTCAAAATTGAAGATGAAGAGTCTCAATACAGGATCAGGCTTGGCCTATACAAAGGCAATGCTGCTGATGCCCTGACCCAGGATACAGAAGCTTATCTCCATGATAATCAGAAGTTCACTACAAAAGACAGAGATAATGATAACTATTTTCAGAATTGTGCCAAACTAGAGTACAATGGCATTCCAGGTGGAGGGTGGTGGTATGATTCTTGTGCCGGAGCAAACCTAAACCGCAGGAATGTTATATACTGGCAAAAAGACTGCAATAAGGAACATTTATGCAAGTTTGCCTGGATGATGGTCAAGCCCACTGATCATGACCAGTGTCCTAACAAGGCTTGCGGTTGTGAAAAAGATGAATTGTAG